A genome region from Marinobacter panjinensis includes the following:
- a CDS encoding efflux RND transporter permease subunit, with amino-acid sequence MSLRLLNFQRLLGMVVTMLCLLGIAAYSTMPRQEDPSFPYRAGLITINYPGASAEAVERLVLQPLSDELRQVEEVDFSQATARTGVAVFRVRLNDTIYDTDSAWDRVRQAMDRARLEFPDDVGEMVLDDRMIDIPAIILAVSGSGSVTELSDVAERLKQNLADIPGVSRIELEGDADEQITLALDDAAMYRLGISPARVLDTLARRNQTTPGGFIVADGRRLSVLPNSEFTSVEAIRATPIELPDGSQVPLAAAAEVWRGPAEPRQPEAWYDGERVVLVSMIMEEGSTDAIRFGERVRERLSVIRDEFAPYEIREMFFQPDKVEERLDNLAWSLVLSVIIIVAVVFTGMGIRMGILVASILPMVALISIGLYDLGGGVLHQIAVIGMVISLGILIDNAIVIVESIQGYLDDGMRRLDALKRSVRELAGPLGASTGTTIAAFMPLLLSKGGTADFTRGVPVMIMLTLSVSYLLAISAVPLLAARFLKPRKVDAREDRLIGLSRFLGSLVARRPGTLILAGTALVVFSLSLTPFMKQQFFPNADRPQVVVELYMPEGTDQERTSSVAADLERAIRTRPEALLVHRFTGFTGPSFYYNLQREPQAPNRGRIVVSTPTLEATTGLVQWIREYAGQEMPELQVTAGILGQGPPRAAPVEIRVYHANDDIRAQAVEQLFSALRGVEGTVDVRHNLDMGVPSIAINVDDASAARYGLDRSDVAQSLYGQSFGVVAEQYRQEEDPIPLVLRSREGTSLSLPRLLSVNIYNDQGDAVPLSAIASVETSWQSAARYQRNGTRMNTVWSNLHAGYSFSQALEGLDAALAEDPLPSGTRLEMGGDAEGSGDANNALLTTAPIGVLLLLFFLLIQFNSFRRVGIILLTVPLATVGIFPGLVFSGSPFGFQSLLGVIALVGIVVNNAIVLLDVMDRQLEKGDAIRDAVRKAVEQRTRPILLTTGTTVAGLLPLAFSSSTLWPPMAWAIISGLLASTVLTLLVVPSVCTRVISCKVAEPENAPA; translated from the coding sequence ATGTCACTGCGCCTTCTGAATTTCCAACGCTTGCTGGGCATGGTAGTGACCATGCTCTGCCTCCTGGGTATCGCCGCCTACAGCACCATGCCGCGCCAGGAAGACCCTTCCTTCCCATACCGCGCTGGCCTGATCACCATCAACTATCCCGGCGCCAGTGCCGAGGCGGTGGAACGGCTTGTTCTGCAACCGCTCTCCGACGAACTTCGCCAGGTGGAGGAAGTGGATTTCTCGCAGGCCACCGCACGCACCGGAGTAGCAGTGTTCCGTGTGCGCCTGAATGACACCATCTACGATACCGACTCTGCCTGGGACCGTGTGCGCCAGGCGATGGACAGGGCACGTCTGGAATTCCCTGACGATGTCGGCGAGATGGTACTTGATGACCGCATGATTGATATTCCCGCCATCATCCTGGCGGTCAGTGGTTCCGGCTCGGTGACGGAGCTGAGTGACGTTGCCGAGCGGTTGAAGCAGAACCTGGCGGATATCCCCGGGGTTTCGCGCATTGAGCTCGAAGGCGATGCGGACGAGCAGATTACCCTGGCGCTGGACGACGCAGCCATGTACCGGCTGGGCATCTCGCCGGCACGGGTGCTGGACACTCTTGCACGCCGGAACCAGACCACGCCCGGTGGTTTTATCGTGGCAGATGGCCGCCGCCTGTCGGTGTTACCGAACAGTGAATTTACCAGTGTCGAGGCCATTCGCGCCACGCCCATTGAACTGCCGGATGGCTCCCAGGTGCCCCTGGCTGCGGCAGCGGAAGTGTGGCGGGGGCCGGCCGAACCCCGGCAGCCGGAGGCCTGGTACGACGGCGAACGGGTGGTGCTGGTCTCGATGATCATGGAGGAGGGCAGCACGGACGCGATCCGGTTTGGCGAGCGTGTGCGTGAACGGTTGTCGGTGATACGCGATGAATTTGCCCCCTACGAAATCCGAGAGATGTTCTTCCAGCCGGACAAGGTGGAGGAGCGGCTGGATAACCTGGCCTGGAGCCTGGTTCTGTCGGTCATCATAATTGTGGCGGTGGTGTTCACCGGCATGGGTATCCGTATGGGCATCCTGGTGGCGTCGATCCTGCCCATGGTGGCGCTGATCAGTATCGGCCTGTATGACCTGGGCGGTGGCGTGCTTCACCAGATTGCGGTCATCGGCATGGTTATCTCACTGGGCATCCTGATTGATAATGCCATCGTGATTGTGGAGAGCATCCAGGGCTATCTGGACGACGGCATGCGCCGGTTGGACGCCCTGAAACGGTCGGTGCGGGAGCTCGCCGGTCCACTGGGGGCGTCTACAGGCACCACCATAGCGGCGTTTATGCCTTTGCTGCTCTCCAAAGGTGGAACGGCGGACTTCACCCGCGGTGTACCGGTGATGATCATGCTCACCCTGTCTGTCAGTTACCTGCTGGCGATTTCCGCCGTACCCTTGCTGGCGGCCCGTTTCCTCAAACCCCGCAAGGTGGACGCCCGGGAGGACAGATTGATCGGCCTGTCCCGCTTCCTCGGAAGCCTGGTGGCCAGGCGCCCGGGTACGCTGATTCTCGCGGGTACGGCACTGGTCGTGTTCAGCCTGTCCCTGACACCGTTCATGAAGCAGCAGTTTTTCCCCAACGCTGATCGCCCGCAAGTCGTGGTAGAGCTGTACATGCCGGAAGGCACGGATCAGGAACGCACCTCCAGTGTGGCAGCGGATCTTGAGCGGGCCATCCGCACCCGTCCGGAGGCGCTGCTGGTGCACCGGTTCACCGGCTTTACCGGCCCCAGTTTCTACTACAACCTGCAGCGGGAACCCCAGGCGCCAAACCGTGGACGGATCGTGGTATCGACACCCACTCTGGAGGCGACCACCGGGCTGGTGCAGTGGATTCGGGAATACGCGGGGCAGGAAATGCCCGAGTTGCAGGTAACGGCAGGCATTCTCGGCCAGGGACCGCCCCGTGCAGCTCCGGTGGAAATACGGGTGTACCACGCCAACGATGACATCCGTGCCCAGGCAGTCGAGCAGCTGTTTTCTGCCCTGCGTGGCGTTGAGGGCACTGTGGACGTGCGTCACAACCTGGATATGGGGGTACCCAGTATCGCCATCAATGTGGACGACGCCAGTGCCGCCCGCTATGGCCTGGACAGGTCCGATGTGGCCCAGAGTCTGTATGGCCAGAGCTTCGGTGTGGTGGCAGAGCAATACCGGCAGGAGGAGGATCCGATTCCACTGGTACTGCGTTCCCGTGAAGGTACCAGCCTGTCACTGCCACGGTTGCTGTCAGTGAACATCTACAACGATCAGGGTGACGCGGTGCCCCTGTCGGCTATTGCCTCGGTGGAAACCTCCTGGCAGTCCGCAGCCCGGTATCAGCGCAACGGCACCCGGATGAACACGGTCTGGTCCAACCTCCATGCCGGTTACAGTTTCAGCCAGGCCCTGGAAGGGCTGGATGCGGCCCTTGCCGAAGATCCGCTGCCGTCCGGAACCCGGCTGGAGATGGGCGGCGATGCCGAGGGCTCGGGCGATGCCAACAATGCCCTGCTGACCACGGCTCCGATCGGTGTGCTGCTGTTGCTGTTCTTCCTGCTGATACAGTTCAATTCGTTCCGCCGCGTGGGGATTATTTTGCTGACGGTGCCACTGGCGACCGTGGGTATCTTCCCGGGGCTGGTGTTCTCCGGTTCGCCCTTCGGCTTTCAGTCTTTGCTGGGTGTAATTGCGCTGGTGGGCATTGTGGTCAACAACGCCATCGTGCTGCTGGATGTCATGGACCGGCAACTGGAGAAAGGGGATGCCATTCGCGATGCCGTTCGCAAGGCCGTCGAGCAGCGCACCCGGCCGATCCTGCTGACCACCGGCACCACGGTGGCCGGCCTGCTGCCACTGGCGTTTTCCAGTTCAACACTGTGGCCACCCATGGCCTGGGCCATCATTTCCGGGTTGCTGGCTTCCACGGTGCTGACACTGCTGGTGGTGCCCTCTGTCTGTACCCGGGTGATCAGTTGCAAGGTGGCTGAGCCGGAGAATGCACCGGCCTAG
- a CDS encoding efflux RND transporter periplasmic adaptor subunit, whose translation MNTIWRPAIVFLAAFAVLLVSGCKSSEPGPDQGAAPITVRAAEVTGGQTEGVSLRFSGIVRAAQRATLTFQVSGTLRERLVELGQTVKTGDLLARVYNPALEPARDSAAARLEELRTQHDQAKREWERSRQLHERGVVSEQGLEQLASRRDSLKASMATAEASLAEATRLLQESELRAPFGGRVEALLVERDEFVAAGQPVIRLSSPDGREVEVRVPAYMLNHVSLGQLLPVWSVQQRNRLPETGSIVEIAQSGGVRGELHPVLVSLPADTLEPGEPVEVGITPRETVATTVPLLAVMKSNGGASVFRVSDGIARRVPVTVQRIIGERVVVDATDLTAGDQVVYAGMTRISDGDAVEVR comes from the coding sequence ATGAACACCATCTGGCGCCCCGCCATCGTATTCCTTGCGGCTTTTGCCGTCCTGCTTGTCAGTGGCTGTAAATCCAGTGAGCCGGGTCCGGACCAGGGTGCTGCCCCCATTACTGTGCGGGCTGCGGAGGTAACCGGCGGCCAGACAGAAGGTGTGTCGCTTCGTTTCTCCGGTATCGTGCGGGCGGCTCAGCGGGCAACGCTGACATTCCAGGTCAGCGGCACCCTGCGTGAGCGATTAGTGGAGCTGGGGCAGACCGTGAAAACCGGTGACCTGCTGGCGCGGGTATACAACCCGGCGCTGGAACCGGCCCGGGATTCCGCTGCCGCGCGGCTGGAAGAGCTCAGAACCCAGCACGACCAGGCCAAACGTGAATGGGAGCGTTCCCGCCAGTTGCATGAACGAGGCGTGGTGTCAGAGCAGGGGCTGGAACAACTGGCATCCCGGCGCGACAGCCTGAAAGCCAGCATGGCAACCGCGGAAGCGTCCCTTGCGGAGGCCACACGCCTGCTGCAGGAAAGTGAACTGAGGGCGCCATTCGGTGGCCGGGTTGAAGCCTTGCTGGTAGAGCGGGATGAATTTGTGGCGGCCGGGCAGCCGGTGATACGCCTGTCTTCCCCCGACGGCCGTGAGGTGGAAGTGCGGGTGCCTGCCTATATGCTTAACCACGTTTCGCTGGGGCAGTTGTTGCCGGTGTGGTCCGTGCAGCAGCGCAACCGACTCCCGGAAACCGGGTCGATTGTGGAAATTGCCCAGTCCGGCGGGGTTCGTGGTGAGCTTCACCCGGTGCTGGTAAGTCTGCCAGCGGACACCCTGGAGCCAGGCGAGCCGGTTGAGGTGGGGATTACTCCCCGCGAAACCGTCGCCACCACCGTGCCACTGCTGGCGGTCATGAAATCCAATGGTGGTGCCAGTGTGTTTCGCGTCTCCGATGGCATAGCCCGGCGAGTGCCAGTAACGGTTCAGCGGATCATCGGTGAACGCGTGGTGGTGGATGCCACCGACCTCACCGCCGGTGACCAGGTGGTATACGCCGGTATGACCCGGATTTCTGACGGCGATGCGGTAGAGGTGCGCTAA
- a CDS encoding TetR/AcrR family transcriptional regulator — protein MSEPLKTRREKEKQARYEAILDAAELAFSEKGYERTSMDDIARTAALSRALLYVYFKDKAAIQRGIMLRAGHSLCRRFEEARQTADTGLAQISAMGVAYYQFYRDQPDYFSALTTASTAMAEADDELAGEMFCCKEQTMDLMVGAIHLGLEDGTMNRDRIHNPVETALYLRGALHGVIMLCQSEMAESGLEENFPAESLIRHTMEMLTSSIAS, from the coding sequence ATGAGTGAGCCGTTAAAAACCCGCAGAGAGAAAGAAAAGCAGGCCAGGTACGAGGCCATTCTGGATGCCGCGGAACTGGCGTTTTCGGAAAAAGGCTACGAGCGCACGTCCATGGATGACATTGCCCGCACCGCCGCTCTCAGCCGCGCATTATTGTACGTGTATTTCAAAGACAAGGCCGCGATCCAGCGCGGAATAATGCTGCGCGCCGGCCACAGCCTGTGCCGCCGCTTCGAGGAAGCCCGCCAGACGGCAGATACCGGGCTGGCGCAGATCAGTGCCATGGGTGTGGCCTATTACCAGTTCTACCGTGATCAGCCTGATTATTTTTCAGCCCTGACCACCGCCTCTACCGCGATGGCAGAGGCAGACGATGAGCTGGCCGGCGAGATGTTCTGCTGCAAGGAGCAGACCATGGACCTGATGGTTGGCGCGATCCATCTGGGCCTGGAAGACGGCACCATGAACCGCGACCGCATCCATAACCCGGTGGAAACGGCGCTATACCTTCGCGGCGCACTACACGGCGTCATCATGCTATGCCAAAGCGAAATGGCCGAAAGCGGCCTGGAAGAGAACTTCCCTGCCGAATCACTGATCCGTCACACCATGGAAATGCTGACTTCCTCGATCGCCTCCTGA
- the astB gene encoding N-succinylarginine dihydrolase gives MVKHAVEANFDGLVGPTHNYAGLSWGNVASKSNVRSVSNPKEAALQGLAKMKRLADRGYVQGVLPPHERPHIPTLRSLGFSGSDSEILRAAVKQSPSILAAVSSASTMWTANAATVSPSADTADHRVHFTPANLSAKFHRSIEHVVTGRALKSIFSDESWFAHHPALPSVSQFGDEGAANHTRLCAGYGEPGVELFVYGQIAFNEKAPAPRLYPARQTLEASQAIARLHGLKDSRVVFAQQNPKAIDAGVFHNDVIAVGNGNTLFYHELAFLDEETVLADIRSRLTGAELEAVRVSSEQVPLEDAVASYLFNSQLLNTPDGMMLAVPGECREIEAVSRYLDELVDNEGSITSVEVFDVKQSMRNGGGPACLRLRVVLNDDELKAMHHGVLLTDALYERLTTWVEAHYREELSQEDLGDPMLLDEVRKALDELTGILGLGSIYDFQL, from the coding sequence ATGGTCAAGCATGCGGTAGAAGCCAACTTCGATGGCCTGGTAGGGCCCACCCATAACTACGCCGGGCTGTCCTGGGGCAATGTGGCCTCCAAGTCCAATGTTCGCTCGGTCTCCAACCCCAAAGAGGCGGCGTTGCAGGGACTGGCCAAGATGAAGCGGCTGGCGGACCGGGGTTATGTGCAGGGCGTGCTTCCGCCCCACGAACGCCCGCACATCCCGACTTTGCGGTCGCTGGGCTTCAGCGGTTCTGACAGCGAGATATTGCGGGCCGCTGTTAAGCAGAGCCCGTCTATCCTGGCCGCGGTGTCCTCTGCATCCACCATGTGGACGGCCAATGCCGCCACCGTTTCCCCCAGTGCAGATACCGCTGATCACCGCGTGCACTTCACCCCGGCCAACCTGAGCGCCAAGTTCCATCGCTCCATTGAACATGTAGTCACAGGCCGGGCCCTGAAATCCATTTTTTCAGACGAGTCCTGGTTTGCCCACCATCCTGCTTTGCCGTCGGTGAGCCAGTTCGGTGACGAAGGTGCGGCCAACCACACCCGCCTGTGTGCGGGTTACGGCGAGCCGGGAGTGGAACTGTTCGTTTATGGCCAGATCGCGTTCAACGAAAAAGCCCCGGCTCCCAGACTCTACCCTGCCCGCCAGACCCTGGAAGCCTCCCAGGCCATCGCGCGTTTGCATGGTCTGAAAGACAGCCGTGTGGTCTTCGCCCAGCAGAACCCCAAAGCCATCGATGCTGGCGTGTTCCATAACGACGTTATCGCGGTGGGTAACGGCAACACATTGTTCTATCACGAGCTGGCGTTTCTGGATGAAGAAACTGTCCTGGCTGATATCCGCTCACGCCTGACCGGTGCGGAACTGGAAGCGGTACGGGTAAGCAGTGAACAGGTGCCGCTGGAAGACGCAGTGGCTTCGTACCTGTTCAATAGCCAGTTATTGAATACCCCGGATGGCATGATGCTGGCAGTGCCGGGGGAGTGCCGGGAAATTGAGGCCGTCAGTCGTTATCTGGATGAGTTGGTCGACAACGAGGGGTCGATTACCTCGGTGGAGGTTTTCGACGTCAAGCAGTCCATGCGCAATGGCGGCGGGCCGGCGTGTTTGCGTTTGCGGGTGGTGCTCAACGACGATGAGCTCAAGGCCATGCATCACGGCGTGTTGCTCACCGATGCACTTTATGAGCGGCTGACGACCTGGGTGGAGGCGCATTACCGGGAGGAGTTGTCGCAAGAGGATCTCGGTGACCCGATGTTGCTGGATGAGGTTCGTAAGGCGCTTGATGAGTTGACGGGGATTTTGGGGCTTGGGTCTATATACGATTTTCAGCTATGA
- the astD gene encoding succinylglutamate-semialdehyde dehydrogenase, which translates to MDKITGQLFIDGLWLEGHGDQFESLQPVTGETVWDGTGANIEDVDAAVREARNAFVDWRKRPFEERQALVEKFGKLLEEHKEGLAHQIGLETGKPLWESRTEVAAMIGKIGISVTAYHDRTGHSESDVAGGHAVLRHRPHGVVAVFGPYNFPGHLPNGHIVPALLAGNTVVFKPSELTPGVAEMTVKLWERAGIPPGVINLVQGAAATGKSLSSHPGVDGLFFTGSSTVGHLLHKQFGGQPEKILALEMGGNNPLIVQDIHDVDGAVHHALQSAFLSAGQRCTCARRLLVPKGTKGDQFLKRLTEVVSRIKVGEFDADPQPFMGSVISAEAADKLLAAQNNLLTHGGKSLLEMKQLKEGTGLLSPGIVDATGLDLVDEEFFGPLLTVYRYKSFDEALELANNTRYGLSAGILTDDHKLYQRLADEVRAGIVNWNRPLTGASSAAPFGGVGASGNHRPSAYYAADYCAWPMASLEARKSEVPESLAPGLNFD; encoded by the coding sequence ATGGATAAGATCACCGGCCAATTATTTATTGATGGGCTCTGGCTCGAAGGCCACGGAGACCAGTTTGAATCCCTCCAGCCTGTCACCGGCGAGACGGTCTGGGACGGCACCGGTGCCAATATTGAAGATGTGGACGCTGCTGTGCGCGAGGCCCGCAATGCGTTTGTTGACTGGCGCAAGCGCCCCTTCGAGGAGCGTCAGGCTCTGGTGGAGAAGTTTGGCAAGCTGCTGGAAGAGCACAAGGAGGGCCTGGCGCACCAGATTGGGTTGGAAACCGGTAAACCCCTGTGGGAGTCCCGCACGGAAGTGGCCGCGATGATTGGCAAGATCGGGATATCGGTGACTGCCTACCATGACCGCACTGGCCATTCCGAGTCCGACGTTGCTGGCGGTCACGCCGTGTTGCGTCACCGGCCCCATGGTGTGGTGGCGGTATTCGGCCCCTATAATTTCCCGGGGCACCTACCCAACGGTCACATTGTGCCGGCCTTGCTGGCAGGTAACACCGTGGTGTTCAAGCCCAGCGAACTGACCCCCGGCGTCGCCGAGATGACGGTAAAACTGTGGGAGAGAGCCGGCATTCCCCCCGGTGTCATCAACCTCGTCCAGGGAGCTGCGGCAACCGGTAAGTCCCTGTCTTCACATCCAGGTGTGGACGGGCTGTTCTTTACCGGTAGTTCCACCGTTGGGCATCTGCTGCACAAGCAGTTCGGCGGCCAGCCTGAAAAAATCCTGGCTCTGGAAATGGGCGGCAACAACCCCCTGATTGTGCAGGATATTCATGACGTGGATGGCGCCGTGCACCATGCGCTGCAATCGGCCTTCCTGTCTGCCGGGCAGCGCTGCACCTGTGCGCGGCGTTTGCTGGTGCCCAAAGGCACCAAGGGCGACCAGTTCCTGAAGCGCCTTACCGAGGTTGTCAGCCGCATAAAAGTGGGGGAGTTCGATGCCGATCCGCAACCGTTCATGGGCTCGGTAATCTCCGCTGAAGCGGCCGACAAACTGCTGGCCGCCCAGAACAACCTGCTGACCCATGGCGGCAAATCACTGCTGGAAATGAAGCAGTTGAAAGAAGGCACCGGCCTGCTGTCGCCGGGCATCGTGGATGCCACCGGCCTGGATCTGGTAGACGAGGAATTCTTTGGGCCCCTGCTGACGGTCTACCGCTACAAGAGCTTCGACGAGGCCCTGGAGCTGGCCAATAACACCCGTTACGGTCTGTCCGCCGGTATCCTGACCGATGACCACAAGCTCTACCAGCGGCTCGCGGACGAAGTGCGCGCCGGCATCGTGAACTGGAACCGGCCATTGACCGGTGCCAGCAGCGCTGCTCCGTTCGGCGGTGTGGGTGCCAGCGGCAACCATCGCCCCAGCGCCTACTACGCTGCCGATTACTGCGCCTGGCCCATGGCTTCGCTGGAGGCGAGAAAGAGCGAAGTGCCGGAAAGCCTTGCACCAGGATTAAATTTCGACTGA
- the astA gene encoding arginine N-succinyltransferase, whose protein sequence is MLLIRPLQENDLEALYAMAQGAGKGLTTLPADRELLQKKINHTRETFNQRCAPEAGLYLFALEDTELGQCVGISGIQARVGLDEVFYNYRLSVTVNASRELGVHVRTPTLHLSNDMTDTTEICSLLLSASHRGGGTGLLLSRCRFMYLDDFRKHFSEKVFAEMRGVSDGNGQSPLWDALGSKFFDMEFSEADMLSGLGNKSFIAELMPKYPIYLPMLPDAARAVIGRVHENTAPALNMLQAEGFNFNGMVDIFDGGPVVEAFIHNIRTVREGINRHVMIRKKPLDMKVPAEDQVMISNRSFRDFRITTIPAECIGLDTVSIPAEVAEALEVESGDRVRLAPLKDTGKR, encoded by the coding sequence ATGCTGTTGATCCGACCACTACAGGAAAACGATCTGGAAGCCCTGTATGCCATGGCGCAGGGGGCAGGCAAGGGTCTGACCACGCTGCCGGCAGACCGGGAGTTGTTACAGAAAAAGATTAACCATACCCGGGAAACCTTCAATCAACGCTGTGCCCCCGAGGCCGGGCTCTATCTGTTTGCCCTCGAGGACACTGAGCTGGGGCAATGCGTAGGTATCAGCGGCATTCAGGCAAGGGTTGGTCTGGATGAGGTGTTCTATAACTACCGTCTGAGTGTGACGGTAAATGCCTCCCGCGAGCTTGGTGTGCATGTACGCACGCCAACGCTTCACCTGTCCAACGACATGACCGATACCACCGAGATCTGTTCACTGTTGCTGTCGGCCTCTCATCGGGGTGGCGGCACCGGGCTGCTGCTGTCCCGTTGTCGGTTCATGTACCTGGACGATTTCAGAAAGCACTTTTCCGAAAAGGTGTTTGCTGAAATGCGGGGCGTATCTGACGGTAATGGCCAGAGCCCCCTCTGGGATGCTCTGGGCAGCAAGTTCTTTGATATGGAATTCAGCGAAGCGGATATGCTTTCCGGGCTGGGCAACAAGTCATTTATCGCCGAACTGATGCCGAAATATCCCATTTACCTGCCGATGCTGCCGGATGCTGCCCGGGCAGTGATTGGCCGGGTGCACGAGAACACCGCGCCTGCGCTGAACATGCTGCAGGCGGAAGGGTTCAACTTTAACGGGATGGTGGATATTTTTGATGGTGGCCCGGTGGTGGAGGCTTTCATCCATAACATCCGCACCGTGCGCGAGGGCATCAACCGCCACGTGATGATCCGCAAGAAGCCGCTGGATATGAAGGTGCCGGCAGAAGACCAGGTGATGATATCCAACCGTTCGTTCCGGGACTTTCGGATAACCACCATACCCGCCGAGTGTATCGGGCTTGATACTGTCAGTATACCGGCCGAAGTGGCAGAGGCGCTGGAGGTCGAATCCGGGGATCGTGTGCGGCTGGCCCCTTTGAAAGATACCGGAAAGAGGTAG
- a CDS encoding arginine N-succinyltransferase, with protein MWLVRPAQPGDLKDILDIAGGQGPRMSSTLPKKEEALSRKIEQSARSFAGQNGPDESERFLFVLEDIGTGTVHGVSGIDARAGNGQPFYNYRKDALIHASHELGVSRRVEVLYPSHALTDNTLLCSFTIKPELRRTDAFELLSRARMLFIAAHRHLFTDQTVVEIQGVQTENGEVPFWDSLGRHFFNMDFETADQYSGMLSKTFIAELMPPNPIYVTLLSQAAREALGQPHEQTRATFELLQHEGFHSGCYLDIFDAGPVLEARTDALKSVVTSHPKTLHAANTDDGEMCLISGGEGESFRCTLTPLTESLGDEIKVPLKTWECLGRSSGDDVRITPL; from the coding sequence ATGTGGCTGGTACGTCCGGCTCAGCCGGGTGACCTGAAAGACATACTCGACATCGCCGGGGGGCAAGGCCCCCGGATGTCATCCACCTTGCCCAAAAAAGAAGAGGCACTGTCCCGGAAGATTGAGCAGTCCGCCCGTTCGTTTGCTGGCCAGAACGGGCCCGATGAGTCCGAACGGTTCCTGTTTGTGCTGGAAGATATCGGCACCGGAACAGTCCATGGCGTATCCGGCATTGATGCCCGGGCCGGAAATGGGCAACCGTTCTACAACTACCGCAAGGATGCGCTTATCCATGCCTCCCATGAGTTGGGGGTTTCCCGGCGGGTGGAAGTCCTGTACCCGTCCCATGCCCTGACAGACAACACCCTGCTGTGTTCCTTTACCATCAAACCGGAGCTGCGTCGCACCGATGCCTTCGAGCTGCTGTCACGGGCCAGGATGCTGTTTATTGCCGCACACCGTCACCTGTTCACCGATCAGACTGTGGTGGAAATACAGGGCGTGCAGACAGAAAACGGGGAGGTGCCGTTCTGGGACAGCCTGGGCCGGCATTTCTTCAATATGGATTTTGAAACCGCGGACCAGTATTCCGGTATGCTTAGCAAAACCTTTATTGCTGAGCTCATGCCACCCAACCCGATCTACGTCACCTTGCTGAGCCAGGCGGCCCGGGAAGCGCTGGGCCAGCCCCACGAACAGACTCGGGCAACCTTTGAACTGCTGCAGCATGAGGGGTTTCATAGCGGCTGTTACCTGGATATTTTTGATGCCGGGCCGGTGCTTGAAGCCCGTACCGACGCGCTCAAATCCGTTGTGACCAGCCACCCGAAAACCCTGCACGCCGCCAATACCGATGACGGCGAGATGTGCCTGATCTCCGGAGGCGAGGGTGAGAGTTTCCGCTGCACTCTGACGCCACTGACCGAGAGCCTCGGGGACGAGATCAAGGTACCGCTGAAAACCTGGGAGTGCCTGGGCAGGAGCTCCGGTGACGACGTAAGGATTACACCGTTATGA